Within the Bufo gargarizans isolate SCDJY-AF-19 unplaced genomic scaffold, ASM1485885v1 original_scaffold_2153_pilon, whole genome shotgun sequence genome, the region TATTGGAATCTGTGAAACAATGGTTGTTTTTATACCTGCAGTTACAGTTTGGTATGGACGCAGTTTCCTTATAAAATTAGCTGATCGCCGCTGGTCTGGCTTCTCTCACCTCAGGCAGGGGCAGCTGTGGCCAAGCACCATTACATGctagttttttatttaaatcaatgCCTGTTCATATGGGCCCACCAGGAAAGGAGTTCTATGAAGTCCCTATGAAGTAGTAGGACATATGGACAAGGGTTGTtctggacatttatagcatatcaacAGCATATGGCAATTATGTCCAATAGGTGCACCTCCCACCTCTTGTACCCTCTCAAGAATGGGGTTCCACCATGAATGGAGAGTTCACCCCACAGCtttttccattcactgctatgggacttctgaatacAGCTGAGCCCTTGCAGCTCAATCCATGAAAGACTTGTATTTTTGAGACAGATGTGGGTGCCAAAAAGGTTGGACTGACATCTAAGGAATATTTATGGCATACCCTGTTGCCATGCCACAAATGGccagatgggacaacctctttacaaGCATATACATACATTACAATGCAAGTATAACAGAATATATGCAGTTTTATCAAGCTAGATAAACGTACGATAAAGGATAATATAAAAGTGACAAAAACAAAACATGGGataaggacaaaaaaataaataaaattgagaaccagaacagaatttttttatatataattttaaaaacCATTTGCTGCAGAGACGATAATACATAATGATATTTTTTTCAACTGCAGTCATGCTCACGGATCAATCCGGCCCTTTGCTGCCATAacataaaatatgaaataataataacaatattaataataatgacaCAAGGGTGCAACATCCAAACTGTGCCCCATATTTCACTGTTCATTGCTCTTCAAAGTGTACTTTGTGGGACCCTGGAGAAATCCTCAGGGAAGTCAACACTGTATGGTTAAGAAGACTGAAAGACTTAGACCAGCCTGAGTCCTATCATAACTCGGAGTGAGTGAAGTCCGTCCGTGGAGGTTCACTAGGTTTCATGAAGATACCTTCCATCACTTTccagtagttatgtggacctgcGTAGGTCATGCCATGCACTTCTCTCTGTCCATTTATAGGACGCCCATATTGTTCTCCTGTGACAGACAGCAGTACGTTTGTAGATGCGTGCTTGAACCTCACTTCTTCATTGCGCTGCCAGAATTCCCCATTGCAGAGTACAGTCCAGTCATCTAAGATATCTCCTTCTCCATCGTCTCCAAATGCACTGACCTCCTGCCAATAAACAAGGGAGAAATATGTCAGGGATTACTTACATAAAGGAGTTTTCCCCACTGACAATACATATCCCCTTATCCACAAGTGTCTGGTCCCTGAACGGAAGTCCAAAAGTACCCCATGAGAATGGAGCAGTGGTTTGCATGTATGACCACCACACCATcaacagtcccatagaagtgaatagaatgACTGCTGTGGTCACGTGCTGGGTGCTTGAAAACAAAGGACCACCAAAGTGTTGGTGCTTGATATCCAGGAAAAGGAAGAGGCGAGTGTGTTTCTTTTTCTGCTCGATAACATTTATAgccgattttttttctttttcatgaccactttaaagtggttgtccgagttcagctctggCATATATTACAAAAGCTTCTTATATTCACCCAAAGAAATGATTTATACAATTTGCTGAAGGTACGGTAACCATTTAAAGCATTCCTtactttttgtaaaactttagcTGTAGTACCACTTTAAATCATTATCCCATAGACCAAGGGTgcacacaaccttttttggtctgagggccgcattgtcacaacGCTCTATTTcgaggggccgcaaaaaaaaaaaaaaaaaaaagttgatgagCGCTCATTTGCATcggcctattacacaggccaatgtaaagtgactggggaggagtgatctcTATCACAGTCCTTCCTCCTTCATTTAGTTGTGCAgcacgattataccggccagTTATTATGAATGAGCGTTCTTATGAAAACTTGTTCCCGGTAATTGACCTGAATATCTCAGTGTATTAGGGGCTTAAAGAGATTGCCCAGTAAAAATGAATTTTGAAcacgttcctgcagcatggcccctgaaatcAAAGAGTTAAACTTACCTGCTCCCCTGCCGATTGGGTCCTCCGCACTGCCCCTGCTGCATCCCTATTCCGGTCCCCCGCGCTGTtttcacctggcagtgcatggccatggttaccacctcctgcccccagttacagGCGCACTTTACCTTACTAGTGGGGAAAGCGCTTATTGGTTAACACTTTAATAACCAGGCCTGAACAGTcagtttttttgtgatttagcgcacaTGGTGGTTCAAACATTTggaacttttttatgttttatgtgtCGAGActaccaaaatattttttgcaaaaaaaaaataaaaaaattattattattctttatgcaaattgacaccaaaataaatgactctagttccctattttgtgtcagTTGTTTTATAGGGTGATAATGGTgacggttttggttggtgtgggtgttttgtCTTCtatgcattttattattttttattttttttaccttaaaaGGACGGCAGAGGGAAAGactaggcgggggggggggggggggggggggggggcggagcgacgatcaggcagagctgcctgggcacctacgaggttgacgccgcccctgggcacttgcgagccctcatttgcatatcctactaagatgatttttgccagttttataagtccacgattgcttataaaaggtaatgtttttatcaactgtaatgctgctagaaagctattggaagggttaaaaaggtgaaactgtgatgacagactccctttaatttttaatatatttctgctactaAATATatcccccaaaaaggtaataaaaagaCCTTTGGAGGACACTGACACTTTGttaatttttcactttttccttttatttgtattttattatatttttttataactggtttattacttaattttttttagatatttttgccacataatactgtattttttaccccataagatgcattccccctccccccaaagtgggtggaaaatgcccctgcatctctTTTGGCGAATCATTATGAACAGCGCTCATTATGAACAGCGCTCATTATGAACAGCGCTCATTATGAacagcgctcattagtactggaggactgggaagcggtgcagtctctgtactcaccgcttcctggtcctcagctgtcggctgtgcagggctgcgcgcAGAGTGAGTGCGCTCTGTgatctcacgctgtgcgcagccttcacagcacagccgacagcaggaggaagtggAACGCGATGTAGGGTAGGAGCAGCGGCGCCCGGAGCAGGAGGGggaagtaattttattttattttaacgttTTCTGTGGCATAGGGGCTCATATGGGAGCTactaagaggcatgggggcacaTATGGGGGCTGCTAAGAGGAATGGGGGCTCATATAGGGGCTGATGACAGGCATTGGGGCTGATGAGAGCcaatgggggataatgagaggcaatgcagctcttatctgaggtctgattgggggttttTCACattggggtatgatctgaggtcttactggggtcttattaacattgggggtctgataggggctgtgagctgaggtctgattaatattggggttctgactgctggtctgacctgagggttaatgaaaaatattttttctctcttaTTGTTCTCTtttaaaatatgggtatgtcctccgaggggtcataaaaagactgttggggGACAATGAACTGTCTTACCAAACACGGTAGGTGGCAGTCCGGACATCGCTGGGGCACATCATAAGTGACATCCCTCTTCACCAATAAGAGCCTTTGTGATTTATCCAGCCCCAAGCATGGCCTACCTTACTGTACCACCCAGGACATAGAAAATGGTACTATTTTTTGTTCTATGACGTTTTTACaactattatcctcctctaaccgaccccctgatgaaccgtGGTGGGGAAACGCATCGGGTTAAAATTGACATAATTATTTGTGTGAAATTTTTAACGTACAGGGCCAGACAGGGCAGGTACCGGGACAGGGAGATCCCACCATCGGGGATCATCCCTGGGCAAAGGGCGGATACAGGGAGAGAATCACCCATCAAAAGTGCCCTAAACCTTCCCCCAAAACCTATACCTATCACTAATGTCACAAGTGCCCTTGTGGAATTTGCACTATTTACATCTTATTAATttcaccaattcacggtggtaTCTGGGCGACATCCTGTCCTGATATTTTTCGGTCACCCAGTTATCACAGGGTGAcacattttgttttttaattgaaccaataaaagttaaattttaaaggGTCCAAACCTCTAGGCTAATATTGGGGGACAATGAAcacttattttgcactttttttaaaattttacttgtagtttattatttttaaaaaaatgttttaaataattttctcttttttacatacgtatatatatttttgcaacaCAAAATGTCCGCCAATGGatcataaaaatgtttttattttaaataatttttttactttttttaaatatattttttccacataatttgtccccaagaggtcactgaaagacctttgggggacaatatatattttttgcactagttccactgtaactgggacaTCCAAAGGAGCCCAAGTTACAGGGAAACCAACCTGCTTCGTACAAGACAGAGATGAGCAGGGTCTCCTGACCCTGCAGGCTCTGCTCTCCTCTGCCCTAAAGCCGGGTCCATCCTGCATAGTCCGCCGCTCACCtatctgaggagaaggcagaagcgctgatacactgcttctgccttctccttggcTCCCCtactgtcactgacagccgggaacagacctgctcctgctacagtgcggGAGCAGGAGCTGTAATGCTGTCTCGTGTGACGCTCATGGCAGAAACATAGCTGATCACACAATCATctgtgtttctgtccaggagGATGGGGGCAGAAAACCTTGGCTCCGGGGGCTGCATGCGGCCCGCCGGCTGTGCACCCCTGCCGTAGACAGTCTACACGTTTTAAAGGACAACTAACCTTTTATATAACTTTTTTAAACAATTCTAAATAGCATAGGATTCATTTCTGTAATACAATTTATTTTCTTAACTGTTTTATGATAAAAAATAGGCCCCCGAAATTTAGGGTGCTATAGCGCTTTTAAATCCGTACACTGCTGACATGTATGCAGTGTATAGAGTCACAaaactgcatgcacagtgagctcTGTACTGGCAGGAGTGCACCTAGCTGCTCTGCCTGTGTCTGATCCTCTCAGCTAAAACCTGGCATAACatataggccttatgcacatgccCGcttcgttttttgctgtccgcaaaacacggaagcagtccgcgtgccttccgcaaaaaaaaaatttaaaaaaaaaaaaaaaaaaaaaaaaaaaaaaaaaaaaaatcgcagtgtgtcttatagtccaaatgctAATGAACACTTCATTATGGAAGCTGTCATTAGCATTCAGAGGGCACAGGGATCTATGAGGGAAGTGCAGCATTGGctttactcaccactccctggtctttttctgggccttctctgcactgtgtcctgactgctTACAGCATCACGTAAGTGCACGCAGGCGCACACTATAACCCGATGCCTTGTGAGGTCACGTCATAGTGCAGCGCTGAGCTTGGAAGACGACTAAGGAGTGGCGAGTGCAGGACGAGGCTCCGGTCTGGAGGAGAAGAGGCTGCACAATTCTGCTGATTATCCATCAATTTTACCCGCAAAATTCTGTGGTCAATGGctgttacataggagcagtgttttGGCTGCACGCAGATGTTGCACTGTGGTTTACATCCGAAAATTCATGTTAGTCTGCTGTCCACTGCTTTGTTGCAACTCCCTGGCTCTATTGACTGGACTTCTGTTCGGAAATTGGACAGACGGGGACCAGATCGGGTCACGTGCTCCattgcagccaatgattggcctcaGCGGTAATGTGTCCCCAAGATGCACATCATGTGACAGGACATGCTTCTTGGGGAcacgtcaccgctgaggccagtaactggctgcagtggagcacATGACCTGATCCGTgcagaagctgacaaagtgggaaaaaaaaatttatataattttttttttatcatggaaCCCACCTGGTTTCCTGATAATGGAGATGTGAAGTGATGGCTGTGTAGATTTCTTCCTGTATTGACATGTGTTAGACGGATGGAGTGTCCACATTTTACTAATGTTCCTCTTTCACAAACAGTCGACGTCTTCCCACGGATTCGCCAGTAACTGTTACCATCGTCTGCGGCCGTAACTCCAGTCACAGACTGCTGCCCACTGCCTGGGGTGAGGAGATAAGGAACAATCACTTTGGTCACCTAAAGCTTTTAGATGTAGAATAAAAGGAGACAAAAACTGCGCCAGAAATGCTTCAATATAAATAACGCTGATGTCTGGCCTGTAATACTAGGTTTGTAGTGCTGCGACAAACCATGCGGACATGCGGTTTACAAATGCTTGTCAACAGGTTTAATTGGTGGGGGTTTGACCATAGAGACCCATCCTGACCATGAGAATGGGGGGTCTCTTGCCCCCTGTTCGATTAGgctcaattcacacgtccgtatgcgttttgcggatccgcaaagcacagacacaggcaatgtgcgttctgcattttgcggaccgcacattgctggcacactcatagaaaatgccttttcttgtccgcaattgccgacaagaataggacatgttctattttttgggcggaacggaagtgcagatccgcaaatgcgcatgcgaacagcacattccggccccattaaaaattaaTGGATCCGCACCTGTTCGGTAAaactgcagaacggatgcgggcccattttggggacttgtgaatggacccttagagtggaGTTCCAGTGTGCACACTGCCAATTCATTCAAACTGTATGGGACTGCCAAGGATAACCAAGTACAGCCACTCAGGGACTGAAACACAGCTCTGGTTTACTCCTTGCCGAAAATCACACTCCCTTGAGGGAGTaagcaaggtttttttttttttccccaccatgTGCAGCCTGGGTGAAAGGTTTTTGTGTTGGAACACCCCTGGAAATATATGacatttagggtacattcacaccacCGTGTGTAGTCCTTtccaatttgcggtccgcaaataaccgaaccgtgtgtccgcattttgcagacaaatGACTTCCGTATGACTTCCGTTTTTtaaagtccgcaaaaaaaagtattaaggCATTCAAAAATACGGAAACTGATCCGGAACGAAAACGGATGACATATGAAAACCGTTTCGTATGTCATCAGcactttgcggatccattgacatggtgctgcggaccgatctgtatggacaatagtaggacatgctTCATATTTTTGCAGAATAGAAATGCGGACAAGATACTGAATGTTGTCCGCACATTTCattcacccataggaatgaatgggtctgcttctattacgcaaaatgcggaaaaaatgattacggttgtgtgaatgtacccttactgGTTCTCTAAAAATCTTCTACAAAGCTACAAATCTAGTCCAGCTGTTGTCAGTGAGAGTGCTTCTGCTTTTTTGGGCAGAGGAAGAAAACCCATTTGCCAATATTGTCGTCATGCCACCTGCTGATGAAAGTGATGGCCCTGTGCGTGGCTATAGACCACAGATGGAAGTTCATCAGGGGAACTAAACTATTCATAGCATTAACAACTTCCTGTTCTGCAAGAACAACTAGTAGTTCACTTTCCACCTTTCTGCTGAagggtaaggcctcttgcaaATGAATGTTGTGCATCcgctccgtgcattggggaccgcaatttgctgtccccGGTGCAGGGGCAACGTCTATGCGACGGCCGAggacggatcaagacccattcaacttgagtgggtccgtgatccatccgcaacgcaaaaaaatagaacaagttttattttttttgcggtacggAGGCACGGACAAACAGCGCGGAAGCACTCCGTATGTGCTCccttggggttccgatccgtgcttccgttccgaacctccgtgattgcggacccattcaagcggagtgcacacaggccggtgccctgtgtattgcggacccgccgtatgagTGCCGTAACATGGCcacaacgctcgtgtgaaagaggcctaaaggagatCCAATTAAAATGGAGCAGCACTGTGGCTCTATGTTACCCAGCTGCGCCCAAAGCATCTTTTCCATGGACCGATCACTGGGTCAATTATCGAGTGTCTGGAGAAAAGCTTGTTGGACCGTGTAAAAGTGCTGACGATCACCCAAAGAACAAGCAAACCCTCAATCAGATCTTTCAGCCGACGCCTAAGATCAccatttctggacagcagatcgtCCTGTGTgaatgattctctatggggatgaacaatcgcAGCAGCTCGTCCCCATACACCGCAGATGACTGCTGCGTGTAAATGTAGCTCCATCTTCGCTGAAGAACAGGCAATTATCTTGAAAGCGAGGTTCGTTCCAGATAATTGCCTGAAGGATCGTCATGTGTAAAAGGACCATTAGAGCGCTTCATCTCACAACTAAAACATTGCCAGCACCGCCATTACCAAGCTAACATTTAGTCACAAAGTCACTCTGGCTTCAAATAAATACATCAAGACAAACTGAGTGAAAGACAGAAAAAGCTTCCAagcccttaaggcccctttcacgcgggcgaggtttccgcgcgggtgcaatgcgcgagttaAACGCATGTcggttcatttctatggggctgtgcacatgagcggtgattttcacgcatcacttgtgcgttgcgtaaaaatcgcagcatgctctattttgtgtgcggatgcggtgcgattttcacgcatggttgctaggagacgatcaggatggggacccgatctttattatttcccttataacatggttataagggaaaataatagcattctgaatacagaaagcatagtacaatagcgctggaggggttaaaaaaataaaataatttaactcaccttaatcaacttgttcgcgcagccggcatctcttctgtcttcttattttgtgaggaataggacctttgatgatgtcactacattcatcacatggtccgtcacataatccatcaccatggtaaaagaccatgtgatgagcgcagtgacgtcatcaaaggtcctattcctcaaagaagacagaagagatgccggctgcgcgaacaagtggattaaggtgggtcaaattattattattttaacccctccagcgctattgtactatgcattctgtattcagaatgctattattttcccctataaccatgttataaggggaaataatacaatctacagaacaccgatcccaagcccgagcttctgtgaagaagttcgggtctgggtaccacagtctgttttttatcatgcgcgtggaAAACACATTTGCGCGATataaactgaacatcggaacgcaatcgcagccaaaactgactgcaattgagtACCTACtggcgcgggtttgccgcaacgcacctGGACGCATCCGGGCCTTAGCCggacacactcgtgtgaaagaggcctaaaggggttatccaacctctaTATTGTCCGGGCACTTTATACGGGTTATACTTACCCAGCTCCCCGGCACCACTCCTGATGCCCACAGCTGCATTTCCTCGTCGTACGGATCAAAACATCTACCGACTGGGGGAAGGCAGCCAATATCAGGCCGCGACAACCTCCCTAGACACTCTGTAGTCTTTCTGtgggggttccgatccgtgcttccacaccgcatctccggttttgcagacccattcaagtgaatgggtcagcatccataACCCGGggggcacacggccggtgccccgtgtattgcggacccgctgtatgcgagccgcaatatggccacggaggGCCCTTACTGCAGGTCATCTCTTATTGAAGATTGTTTTCCAGACCTAtttaaatgaataggtccgcatcctatccgccaaaaaaaaaacggaaaagacacggaaacaaacaacgttcctgtgcatgtagccttacacaaATGTCTGGAATAACCTTTTAAGCATTATAATGTCGGAGTGACAGAAGGGTAAGGACTAGTGTCTTCTTTCCAGAGGTTTGCTGATAGAGGCTTTTTAGGCTTAGGCACaggcactaccccccccccccccccagaacccctttaaacatggtaccagtcacatgacctatgCCATTCGGTAATCCGACATAGAACATGGGCCAGGTTAATACACCAGCTTCATGGAAGAGCTCCCTGAATAGGACCGATTCCTTTTACAATGCTTATCACTGTGTACACAGCTACTTGTATAAAGTGGCTGTCGGCGGTCTCTAGGTGCTGTCGGCGGTCTCTAGGTGCTGTCGGCGGTCTCTAGGTGCTGTCGGCGGTCTCTAGGTGCTGTCGGCGGTCTCTAGGTGCTGTCGGCGGTCTCTAGGTGCTGTCGCGGGACCTGTCAGATCTTCAGACATTGTCtgttccactaaatactgaaagATCTTTTCTCCTACTGCTGCATTGTGCtagtcctctgttattcctcctggaatcaATAAACTGACAACTGAGTAATACAAAGCCCTTGTCATTGGGGCTTGTCCCTGCGGAGTGACAATAGGCACCTATCTGAGGATCCCAGCATTGAATGGGTCCAGTACCCTGCGGTCCATCAATCACCAGTCCTCCCCCCGCGTGTATCCAGCATTACTCACAATCGGATCAAGGATCGGGCCGATATATGCCACGAAAAGCAACTAGTCCGTTACCTGATCCGTATCTGACGTCATGGGAGTGCAGGCGGACGTTGTGCTTGGTGTTCAGGAGCTTCACCACGGAGCCGCACGTCACCACAGACAGCTCGGAGGCGAAGCCATAGGGAAACAGCAAGGGCGTGACAAAGAGCAGGAAAGAGCCCGCTCCGTCCTGTGCCTTCATCATCGCTCACACAccggcaaaaaaaaaagccctcgccGGAAACGTCAGCAGACTTCACCGGAAGTGCACCCTTGGTAACACAATAAGCCGGAAGTCGCCGCCCGCCATCATACACACTGGCAAAACAAATAAATGCAACTTTGCAGCTGCTTTACTTCTTCCAGTCATTGGTCGTTTACACATAGGCCACGCTCGTACGGAAATGTTTAAGGGCAGCAGACTAAGACTATAGCTAGTCTGAGGTTGGGTTACGCAACACGTTCTAAAAGTACTTCTGAGCATGCGCTGTATGGATTCGCCCCATAGTTCATCGTTTGCGCATACATAGCAGACGGCCGCTAGTGCTGGGCAAGTGGCGGCGCATGCGTGGTTGCATGTGCAGCGAACAGACTTGGCAGGAAGCGCGTGCGCAGTGTAGGGAGTTGCGGGAAGTTACGTCACGTTGCTCTACTCGttttctcccctccccctcctccgttCGTCTGGTAGATAGAAGCAGGTTCCTCCGTTTTTTACGCGCTGCTGTGCGGTACCGAGTCCGTGAAGTAGTGTCCCTGTAGACGGAGAGGAGCTGCTGGGCAACCGAGGTGAGGCTTGTGTGTTCAGCTGCGTCTTCGGCCTGGGCCAGGCACGGCCTGTGTTCTAGGCCGGGGTCCTACATGGCAGTGGAGCTGATTGTGTTGACGCAGGAGACTAGAGCACAGGTTACAGCTGGAGAGGACGTACAGGGCCAAGATGGAACCTGT harbors:
- the LOC122924037 gene encoding stromal cell-derived factor 2-like, whose amino-acid sequence is MMKAQDGAGSFLLFVTPLLFPYGFASELSVVTCGSVVKLLNTKHNVRLHSHDVRYGSGSGQQSVTGVTAADDGNSYWRIRGKTSTVCERGTLVKCGHSIRLTHVNTGRNLHSHHFTSPLSGNQEVSAFGDDGEGDILDDWTVLCNGEFWQRNEEVRFKHASTNVLLSVTGEQYGRPINGQREVHGMTYAGPHNYWKVMEGIFMKPSEPPRTDFTHSEL